The following proteins are encoded in a genomic region of Gimesia algae:
- a CDS encoding NPCBM/NEW2 domain-containing protein — protein sequence MLPQRRQFYIHTFMILSALLLSGGNQLLQALPPAGNIDFNEKYKQLLQEAKSAPSKNTLKEIAFDAINASQSAIQSGDYTSAVKIATFAIKVGKTAGSNHAFTLANSVRQRSVMLSLEYRDVEKAHQTLQENPNDASSAFLYGKFAALKLNNWKEGLFWLAKGDDAEYQTLAKQEIANSNDADALLTVANGWYQLADQEKGSTKQELEMHAYDLYSQAWSRTLGPDRAALNTRLNEMPLRYLNHMQEEDVVHGGWPFGKNGDAGNGKGLFTVNQLEFPNGLGMVPASRGSASVSYQLDGQFKTFVTGVALTDDNYQFGGTVTFTVLGDNRVLWKFPLKDQKDVQFCKISVRNINRLEIRTETKSINRGAHAVWLDPHVLK from the coding sequence CGTCAGTTTTATATTCACACATTTATGATCTTATCTGCCCTGCTCCTTTCAGGCGGGAATCAGCTTCTGCAGGCGTTACCCCCTGCCGGAAACATCGATTTCAATGAGAAATACAAACAATTGTTACAGGAAGCGAAATCCGCTCCTTCCAAAAACACCTTGAAAGAAATCGCGTTTGACGCGATCAACGCCAGCCAGTCTGCGATCCAATCAGGCGATTATACGTCCGCTGTGAAGATCGCTACTTTCGCCATTAAAGTCGGGAAAACTGCCGGCAGCAACCACGCCTTTACGCTGGCGAACAGTGTAAGACAACGCAGTGTAATGCTGTCGCTCGAATATCGTGATGTGGAAAAAGCGCATCAAACACTGCAGGAAAATCCCAACGACGCGAGCTCGGCATTCTTATATGGAAAGTTTGCCGCCTTAAAGTTGAACAACTGGAAAGAGGGACTATTCTGGCTTGCCAAAGGGGATGATGCGGAATATCAAACCCTGGCAAAGCAGGAAATCGCAAACTCAAATGATGCAGATGCGCTGCTGACAGTCGCCAATGGCTGGTATCAGTTAGCTGATCAAGAGAAAGGCTCAACAAAACAGGAACTGGAAATGCACGCGTATGACCTGTATAGTCAGGCATGGTCGCGCACTCTTGGCCCTGATCGAGCAGCACTGAATACCAGGTTAAACGAAATGCCCCTGCGGTATCTGAATCACATGCAGGAAGAAGATGTGGTTCATGGTGGATGGCCTTTCGGAAAAAATGGTGACGCGGGAAATGGCAAGGGACTGTTTACCGTCAATCAGCTTGAATTTCCCAATGGTCTGGGCATGGTTCCAGCAAGTAGAGGTTCCGCAAGCGTGTCTTACCAATTGGACGGTCAATTCAAAACTTTTGTGACCGGTGTAGCCCTCACGGACGATAATTATCAATTTGGCGGTACAGTTACATTTACGGTGCTGGGAGATAACCGGGTTCTCTGGAAATTCCCTCTGAAAGATCAAAAGGACGTGCAGTTCTGCAAAATTTCGGTCAGGAACATTAACAGACTGGAAATTCGAACTGAAACGAAATCGATTAATCGGGGTGCACACGCCGTCTGGCTTGATCCACACGTTCTGAAATAG